In one Saimiri boliviensis isolate mSaiBol1 chromosome 21, mSaiBol1.pri, whole genome shotgun sequence genomic region, the following are encoded:
- the KCTD17 gene encoding BTB/POZ domain-containing protein KCTD17 isoform X5, whose amino-acid sequence MQTPRPAMRMEAGEVAPPAGAGGRAAGCWGKWVRLNVGGTVFLTTRQTLCREQKSFLSRLCQGEELQSDRDETGAYLIDRDPTYFGPILNFLRHGKLVLDKDMAEEGVLEEAEFYNIGPLIRIIKDRMEEKDYTVTQVPPKHVYRVLQCQEEELTQMVSTMSDGWRFEQLVNIGSSYSYGSEDQAEFLCVVSKELHSSPNGLSSESSRKTKSTEEPLEEQQQQEEEEVEVEVEADAQEKGFRPHPLRPEAELAVRASPRPLARPQSCHPCCYKPEAPGCEAPDHLQGLGVPI is encoded by the exons ATGCAGACGCCGCGGCCGGCGATGAGGATGGAGGCCGGAGAGGTAGCGCCGCCGGCAGGGGCGGGCGGCCGTGCCGCGGGCTGCTGGGGCAAGTGGGTGCGGCTCAACGTCGGGGGCACGGTGTTCCTGACCACCCGGCAGACGCTGTGCCGCGAGCAGAAGTCCTTCCTCAGCCGCCTGTGCCAGGGGGAAGAGCTGCAGTCGGACCGG GATGAGACCGGGGCCTACCTCATTGACCGTGACCCCACCTACTTTGGGCCCATCCTGAACTTCCTCCGTCATGGCAAGCTGGTGCTGGACAAGGACATGGCTGAGGAGG GCGTCTTGGAGGAAGCCGAGTTCTACAACATCGGCCCGCTGATCCGCATCATCAAAGACCGGATGGAAGAGAAGGACTACACAGTCACCCAG GTCCCACCCAAGCACGTGTATCGCGTGCTGCAGTGCCAGGAGGAGGAGCTCACGCAGATGGTCTCCACCATGTCTGACGGCTGGCGTTTTGAGCAG CTGGTGAACATCGGCTCCTCCTACAGCTACGGCAGCGAGGATCAGGCCGAGTTCCTGTGTGTGGTGTCCAAGGAGCTCCACAGCTCCCCGAACGGGCTGAGTTCCGAGTCCAGCCGCAAGACCAAG AGCACGGAGGAGCCGctggaggagcagcagcagcaggaggaggaggaggtggaggtggaggtggaggcagatgCACAGGAGAAAG GTTTCCGCCCGCACCCTCTCAGACCTGAGGCTGAGCTTGCCGTGAGGGCTTCTCCTCGGCCCCTCGCCCGCCCCCAGAGCTGCCATCCCTG CTGTTACAAGCCAGAGGCACCTGGATGTGAGGCCCCAGATCACCTCCAGGGACTTGGGGTTCCCATCTGA
- the KCTD17 gene encoding BTB/POZ domain-containing protein KCTD17 isoform X3 yields the protein MQTPRPAMRMEAGEVAPPAGAGGRAAGCWGKWVRLNVGGTVFLTTRQTLCREQKSFLSRLCQGEELQSDRDETGAYLIDRDPTYFGPILNFLRHGKLVLDKDMAEEGVLEEAEFYNIGPLIRIIKDRMEEKDYTVTQVPPKHVYRVLQCQEEELTQMVSTMSDGWRFEQLVNIGSSYSYGSEDQAEFLCVVSKELHSSPNGLSSESSRKTKSTEEPLEEQQQQEEEEVEVEVEADAQEKAQSSQDPANLFSLPPLPPPPLPAGGFRPHPLRPEAELAVRASPRPLARPQSCHPCCYKPEAPGCEAPDHLQGLGVPI from the exons ATGCAGACGCCGCGGCCGGCGATGAGGATGGAGGCCGGAGAGGTAGCGCCGCCGGCAGGGGCGGGCGGCCGTGCCGCGGGCTGCTGGGGCAAGTGGGTGCGGCTCAACGTCGGGGGCACGGTGTTCCTGACCACCCGGCAGACGCTGTGCCGCGAGCAGAAGTCCTTCCTCAGCCGCCTGTGCCAGGGGGAAGAGCTGCAGTCGGACCGG GATGAGACCGGGGCCTACCTCATTGACCGTGACCCCACCTACTTTGGGCCCATCCTGAACTTCCTCCGTCATGGCAAGCTGGTGCTGGACAAGGACATGGCTGAGGAGG GCGTCTTGGAGGAAGCCGAGTTCTACAACATCGGCCCGCTGATCCGCATCATCAAAGACCGGATGGAAGAGAAGGACTACACAGTCACCCAG GTCCCACCCAAGCACGTGTATCGCGTGCTGCAGTGCCAGGAGGAGGAGCTCACGCAGATGGTCTCCACCATGTCTGACGGCTGGCGTTTTGAGCAG CTGGTGAACATCGGCTCCTCCTACAGCTACGGCAGCGAGGATCAGGCCGAGTTCCTGTGTGTGGTGTCCAAGGAGCTCCACAGCTCCCCGAACGGGCTGAGTTCCGAGTCCAGCCGCAAGACCAAG AGCACGGAGGAGCCGctggaggagcagcagcagcaggaggaggaggaggtggaggtggaggtggaggcagatgCACAGGAGAAAG CCCAGTCATCTCAGGATCCCGCTAACCTTTTCTCCCTCCCACCACTGCCTCCTCCTCCGCTTCCCGCTGGAG GTTTCCGCCCGCACCCTCTCAGACCTGAGGCTGAGCTTGCCGTGAGGGCTTCTCCTCGGCCCCTCGCCCGCCCCCAGAGCTGCCATCCCTG CTGTTACAAGCCAGAGGCACCTGGATGTGAGGCCCCAGATCACCTCCAGGGACTTGGGGTTCCCATCTGA
- the KCTD17 gene encoding BTB/POZ domain-containing protein KCTD17 isoform X7, with product MQTPRPAMRMEAGEVAPPAGAGGRAAGCWGKWVRLNVGGTVFLTTRQTLCREQKSFLSRLCQGEELQSDRDETGAYLIDRDPTYFGPILNFLRHGKLVLDKDMAEEGVLEEAEFYNIGPLIRIIKDRMEEKDYTVTQVPPKHVYRVLQCQEEELTQMVSTMSDGWRFEQLVNIGSSYSYGSEDQAEFLCVVSKELHSSPNGLSSESSRKTKLLQARGTWM from the exons ATGCAGACGCCGCGGCCGGCGATGAGGATGGAGGCCGGAGAGGTAGCGCCGCCGGCAGGGGCGGGCGGCCGTGCCGCGGGCTGCTGGGGCAAGTGGGTGCGGCTCAACGTCGGGGGCACGGTGTTCCTGACCACCCGGCAGACGCTGTGCCGCGAGCAGAAGTCCTTCCTCAGCCGCCTGTGCCAGGGGGAAGAGCTGCAGTCGGACCGG GATGAGACCGGGGCCTACCTCATTGACCGTGACCCCACCTACTTTGGGCCCATCCTGAACTTCCTCCGTCATGGCAAGCTGGTGCTGGACAAGGACATGGCTGAGGAGG GCGTCTTGGAGGAAGCCGAGTTCTACAACATCGGCCCGCTGATCCGCATCATCAAAGACCGGATGGAAGAGAAGGACTACACAGTCACCCAG GTCCCACCCAAGCACGTGTATCGCGTGCTGCAGTGCCAGGAGGAGGAGCTCACGCAGATGGTCTCCACCATGTCTGACGGCTGGCGTTTTGAGCAG CTGGTGAACATCGGCTCCTCCTACAGCTACGGCAGCGAGGATCAGGCCGAGTTCCTGTGTGTGGTGTCCAAGGAGCTCCACAGCTCCCCGAACGGGCTGAGTTCCGAGTCCAGCCGCAAGACCAAG CTGTTACAAGCCAGAGGCACCTGGATGTGA
- the KCTD17 gene encoding BTB/POZ domain-containing protein KCTD17 isoform X4, translating into MQTPRPAMRMEAGEVAPPAGAGGRAAGCWGKWVRLNVGGTVFLTTRQTLCREQKSFLSRLCQGEELQSDRDETGAYLIDRDPTYFGPILNFLRHGKLVLDKDMAEEGVLEEAEFYNIGPLIRIIKDRMEEKDYTVTQVPPKHVYRVLQCQEEELTQMVSTMSDGWRFEQLVNIGSSYSYGSEDQAEFLCVVSKELHSSPNGLSSESSRKTKSTEEPLEEQQQQEEEEVEVEVEADAQEKGFRPHPLRPEAELAVRASPRPLARPQSCHPWFVAWRCWREGRSEEGAHLLIPGLEPSFLG; encoded by the exons ATGCAGACGCCGCGGCCGGCGATGAGGATGGAGGCCGGAGAGGTAGCGCCGCCGGCAGGGGCGGGCGGCCGTGCCGCGGGCTGCTGGGGCAAGTGGGTGCGGCTCAACGTCGGGGGCACGGTGTTCCTGACCACCCGGCAGACGCTGTGCCGCGAGCAGAAGTCCTTCCTCAGCCGCCTGTGCCAGGGGGAAGAGCTGCAGTCGGACCGG GATGAGACCGGGGCCTACCTCATTGACCGTGACCCCACCTACTTTGGGCCCATCCTGAACTTCCTCCGTCATGGCAAGCTGGTGCTGGACAAGGACATGGCTGAGGAGG GCGTCTTGGAGGAAGCCGAGTTCTACAACATCGGCCCGCTGATCCGCATCATCAAAGACCGGATGGAAGAGAAGGACTACACAGTCACCCAG GTCCCACCCAAGCACGTGTATCGCGTGCTGCAGTGCCAGGAGGAGGAGCTCACGCAGATGGTCTCCACCATGTCTGACGGCTGGCGTTTTGAGCAG CTGGTGAACATCGGCTCCTCCTACAGCTACGGCAGCGAGGATCAGGCCGAGTTCCTGTGTGTGGTGTCCAAGGAGCTCCACAGCTCCCCGAACGGGCTGAGTTCCGAGTCCAGCCGCAAGACCAAG AGCACGGAGGAGCCGctggaggagcagcagcagcaggaggaggaggaggtggaggtggaggtggaggcagatgCACAGGAGAAAG GTTTCCGCCCGCACCCTCTCAGACCTGAGGCTGAGCTTGCCGTGAGGGCTTCTCCTCGGCCCCTCGCCCGCCCCCAGAGCTGCCATCCCTGGTTTGTAGCTTGGCGGTGCTGGCGGGAGGGGCGGAGTGAGGAGGGTGCTCACCTCTTGATCCCTGGACTTGAGCCGAGCTTTCTCGGCTGA
- the KCTD17 gene encoding BTB/POZ domain-containing protein KCTD17 isoform X2 → MQTPRPAMRMEAGEVAPPAGAGGRAAGCWGKWVRLNVGGTVFLTTRQTLCREQKSFLSRLCQGEELQSDRDETGAYLIDRDPTYFGPILNFLRHGKLVLDKDMAEEGVLEEAEFYNIGPLIRIIKDRMEEKDYTVTQVPPKHVYRVLQCQEEELTQMVSTMSDGWRFEQLVNIGSSYSYGSEDQAEFLCVVSKELHSSPNGLSSESSRKTKSTEEPLEEQQQQEEEEVEVEVEADAQEKAQSSQDPANLFSLPPLPPPPLPAGGFRPHPLRPEAELAVRASPRPLARPQSCHPWFVAWRCWREGRSEEGAHLLIPGLEPSFLG, encoded by the exons ATGCAGACGCCGCGGCCGGCGATGAGGATGGAGGCCGGAGAGGTAGCGCCGCCGGCAGGGGCGGGCGGCCGTGCCGCGGGCTGCTGGGGCAAGTGGGTGCGGCTCAACGTCGGGGGCACGGTGTTCCTGACCACCCGGCAGACGCTGTGCCGCGAGCAGAAGTCCTTCCTCAGCCGCCTGTGCCAGGGGGAAGAGCTGCAGTCGGACCGG GATGAGACCGGGGCCTACCTCATTGACCGTGACCCCACCTACTTTGGGCCCATCCTGAACTTCCTCCGTCATGGCAAGCTGGTGCTGGACAAGGACATGGCTGAGGAGG GCGTCTTGGAGGAAGCCGAGTTCTACAACATCGGCCCGCTGATCCGCATCATCAAAGACCGGATGGAAGAGAAGGACTACACAGTCACCCAG GTCCCACCCAAGCACGTGTATCGCGTGCTGCAGTGCCAGGAGGAGGAGCTCACGCAGATGGTCTCCACCATGTCTGACGGCTGGCGTTTTGAGCAG CTGGTGAACATCGGCTCCTCCTACAGCTACGGCAGCGAGGATCAGGCCGAGTTCCTGTGTGTGGTGTCCAAGGAGCTCCACAGCTCCCCGAACGGGCTGAGTTCCGAGTCCAGCCGCAAGACCAAG AGCACGGAGGAGCCGctggaggagcagcagcagcaggaggaggaggaggtggaggtggaggtggaggcagatgCACAGGAGAAAG CCCAGTCATCTCAGGATCCCGCTAACCTTTTCTCCCTCCCACCACTGCCTCCTCCTCCGCTTCCCGCTGGAG GTTTCCGCCCGCACCCTCTCAGACCTGAGGCTGAGCTTGCCGTGAGGGCTTCTCCTCGGCCCCTCGCCCGCCCCCAGAGCTGCCATCCCTGGTTTGTAGCTTGGCGGTGCTGGCGGGAGGGGCGGAGTGAGGAGGGTGCTCACCTCTTGATCCCTGGACTTGAGCCGAGCTTTCTCGGCTGA
- the KCTD17 gene encoding BTB/POZ domain-containing protein KCTD17 isoform X6, which produces MQTPRPAMRMEAGEVAPPAGAGGRAAGCWGKWVRLNVGGTVFLTTRQTLCREQKSFLSRLCQGEELQSDRDETGAYLIDRDPTYFGPILNFLRHGKLVLDKDMAEEGVLEEAEFYNIGPLIRIIKDRMEEKDYTVTQVPPKHVYRVLQCQEEELTQMVSTMSDGWRFEQLVNIGSSYSYGSEDQAEFLCVVSKELHSSPNGLSSESSRKTKVSARTLSDLRLSLP; this is translated from the exons ATGCAGACGCCGCGGCCGGCGATGAGGATGGAGGCCGGAGAGGTAGCGCCGCCGGCAGGGGCGGGCGGCCGTGCCGCGGGCTGCTGGGGCAAGTGGGTGCGGCTCAACGTCGGGGGCACGGTGTTCCTGACCACCCGGCAGACGCTGTGCCGCGAGCAGAAGTCCTTCCTCAGCCGCCTGTGCCAGGGGGAAGAGCTGCAGTCGGACCGG GATGAGACCGGGGCCTACCTCATTGACCGTGACCCCACCTACTTTGGGCCCATCCTGAACTTCCTCCGTCATGGCAAGCTGGTGCTGGACAAGGACATGGCTGAGGAGG GCGTCTTGGAGGAAGCCGAGTTCTACAACATCGGCCCGCTGATCCGCATCATCAAAGACCGGATGGAAGAGAAGGACTACACAGTCACCCAG GTCCCACCCAAGCACGTGTATCGCGTGCTGCAGTGCCAGGAGGAGGAGCTCACGCAGATGGTCTCCACCATGTCTGACGGCTGGCGTTTTGAGCAG CTGGTGAACATCGGCTCCTCCTACAGCTACGGCAGCGAGGATCAGGCCGAGTTCCTGTGTGTGGTGTCCAAGGAGCTCCACAGCTCCCCGAACGGGCTGAGTTCCGAGTCCAGCCGCAAGACCAAG GTTTCCGCCCGCACCCTCTCAGACCTGAGGCTGAGCTTGCCGTGA
- the KCTD17 gene encoding BTB/POZ domain-containing protein KCTD17 isoform X1: protein MQTPRPAMRMEAGEVAPPAGAGGRAAGCWGKWVRLNVGGTVFLTTRQTLCREQKSFLSRLCQGEELQSDRDETGAYLIDRDPTYFGPILNFLRHGKLVLDKDMAEEGVLEEAEFYNIGPLIRIIKDRMEEKDYTVTQVPPKHVYRVLQCQEEELTQMVSTMSDGWRFEQLVNIGSSYSYGSEDQAEFLCVVSKELHSSPNGLSSESSRKTKSTEEPLEEQQQQEEEEVEVEVEADAQEKAQSSQDPANLFSLPPLPPPPLPAGGPASSSSTSSSSWISSAPCLFPLCPCPGFLSACSRLHPGAALVPASRALHAGPLALHPRPSCLPPPAPLLVPPASQPGEEGRSCTSSVPTNPAGHL from the exons ATGCAGACGCCGCGGCCGGCGATGAGGATGGAGGCCGGAGAGGTAGCGCCGCCGGCAGGGGCGGGCGGCCGTGCCGCGGGCTGCTGGGGCAAGTGGGTGCGGCTCAACGTCGGGGGCACGGTGTTCCTGACCACCCGGCAGACGCTGTGCCGCGAGCAGAAGTCCTTCCTCAGCCGCCTGTGCCAGGGGGAAGAGCTGCAGTCGGACCGG GATGAGACCGGGGCCTACCTCATTGACCGTGACCCCACCTACTTTGGGCCCATCCTGAACTTCCTCCGTCATGGCAAGCTGGTGCTGGACAAGGACATGGCTGAGGAGG GCGTCTTGGAGGAAGCCGAGTTCTACAACATCGGCCCGCTGATCCGCATCATCAAAGACCGGATGGAAGAGAAGGACTACACAGTCACCCAG GTCCCACCCAAGCACGTGTATCGCGTGCTGCAGTGCCAGGAGGAGGAGCTCACGCAGATGGTCTCCACCATGTCTGACGGCTGGCGTTTTGAGCAG CTGGTGAACATCGGCTCCTCCTACAGCTACGGCAGCGAGGATCAGGCCGAGTTCCTGTGTGTGGTGTCCAAGGAGCTCCACAGCTCCCCGAACGGGCTGAGTTCCGAGTCCAGCCGCAAGACCAAG AGCACGGAGGAGCCGctggaggagcagcagcagcaggaggaggaggaggtggaggtggaggtggaggcagatgCACAGGAGAAAG CCCAGTCATCTCAGGATCCCGCTAACCTTTTCTCCCTCCCACCACTGCCTCCTCCTCCGCTTCCCGCTGGAGGTCCTGCCTCATCTTCAtccacctcttcttcctcctggaTCTCATCTGCACCCTGCCTCTTCCCTCTCTGCCCCTGTCCGGGTTTTCTCTCTGCCTGCTCACGCCTCCATCCCGGGGCTGCCCTGGTCCCAGCCTCCCGTGCCCTCCACGCAGGCCCCCTGGCCCTGCATCCCAGACCATCCTGCCTGCCGCCTCCTGCGCCCCTTCTGGtacctcctgcctcccagcctggggAGGAGGGGCGCAGCTGTACCTCCTCTGTGCCCACCAACCCTGCCGGGCACCTCTGA